One genomic region from Microcystis panniformis FACHB-1757 encodes:
- a CDS encoding glycoside hydrolase family 3 N-terminal domain-containing protein — translation MSDRILSLKERIGQMIVVRASGYLFDQQIRYPAWEPVNATLKHWLETLHLGGVILLGGSAAEIALRSQQLQSWSGDNPLLIAADIEEGVGQRFSGATWFPPPMALGKIAEKSLTKATEYAREMGAITAKEALAIGINWILAPIVDVNNNPDNPVINIRSFAETPEIVANLAQAFILGADSYPVLTTAKHFPGHGDTSNDSHLDLPIINHDHHRLEAIELPPFQAAIESGVDSIMSGHLLIPAWDAEFPATLSSKILGEKLRQNLGFQGLIVTDALIMGGVTKIASAAAIAVRAVQAGADILLMPPDPIEAIEAVYSAVQAGTISEARINDSWQRIQRAKEKLGQRQPSLESLSSLAAPQALEIVSDILKDSQTVSGNLPIKATQGRNLIIIDDLLNCDFLDRSCPAVTIPRQWGYQTQIIDRSTFNQSLVSPETTLLQVFIRGNPFRGSAGLREETKAIYQALLKTGQIQALIIYGSPYVFQWFRQQSGEIPYLFSYGQQPSAQKIALETIFEGPTSGENQTDTFV, via the coding sequence GTGAGCGATCGCATTTTATCCCTAAAAGAACGCATTGGTCAGATGATAGTAGTCCGCGCTTCCGGCTATCTCTTTGACCAACAAATCCGCTATCCTGCTTGGGAACCTGTCAACGCCACCCTGAAACATTGGTTAGAAACCCTCCACCTCGGTGGGGTGATTCTGTTGGGAGGCAGCGCCGCCGAAATCGCTCTCCGTAGCCAACAATTACAAAGTTGGTCCGGGGATAATCCTCTGCTCATTGCTGCCGATATCGAGGAGGGAGTCGGCCAAAGGTTTTCCGGCGCTACTTGGTTCCCCCCACCGATGGCTTTAGGAAAAATAGCTGAAAAAAGCTTGACAAAAGCCACAGAATATGCTAGGGAAATGGGAGCAATTACCGCGAAGGAAGCACTAGCGATCGGGATTAACTGGATTTTAGCCCCAATTGTCGATGTGAACAATAATCCCGACAATCCTGTTATCAATATTCGTTCCTTCGCTGAAACTCCCGAAATCGTCGCTAATCTAGCTCAAGCTTTTATTTTAGGGGCCGATTCCTATCCAGTTTTGACCACGGCCAAACATTTTCCCGGCCACGGTGACACCAGCAATGACTCCCATCTCGATCTTCCCATCATCAACCACGATCATCATCGCCTAGAAGCGATCGAATTGCCGCCCTTTCAAGCGGCGATCGAGTCGGGGGTTGATAGTATTATGTCAGGCCATCTGTTAATTCCCGCTTGGGATGCCGAATTTCCCGCTACTCTTTCCTCGAAAATTCTCGGGGAAAAACTGCGCCAAAATCTCGGTTTTCAGGGTTTAATCGTCACCGATGCCCTGATTATGGGAGGAGTGACTAAAATTGCCAGCGCTGCCGCCATAGCAGTGAGGGCGGTACAGGCGGGGGCCGATATACTGTTAATGCCTCCCGATCCGATCGAAGCGATCGAAGCGGTGTATAGTGCCGTGCAAGCGGGTACAATTAGCGAAGCCAGAATTAATGATTCTTGGCAACGTATTCAACGAGCAAAGGAAAAATTAGGGCAAAGACAGCCATCCTTAGAATCCTTAAGCAGTTTAGCGGCACCGCAAGCTCTAGAGATTGTCAGCGATATTTTAAAAGATTCCCAAACAGTTAGCGGTAATTTACCCATTAAAGCCACTCAAGGCCGCAATTTAATCATTATCGATGATTTACTCAACTGTGACTTTCTCGATCGCTCTTGTCCGGCGGTGACAATTCCCCGACAATGGGGTTATCAAACCCAAATAATCGACCGTAGCACCTTTAATCAGTCCCTCGTCTCCCCAGAAACGACTCTCCTACAAGTATTCATCCGTGGTAATCCTTTTCGGGGTAGTGCCGGATTAAGGGAGGAAACGAAAGCTATCTATCAAGCTTTGCTGAAAACTGGACAAATTCAAGCATTGATTATTTATGGTAGTCCCTACGTTTTCCAGTGGTTTCGTCAACAAAGCGGAGAAATTCCCTATCTTTTCAGCTATGGACAACAACCAAGCGCCCAAAAAATCGCCCTAGAAACTATTTTTGAGGGGCCCACTAGCGGCGAAAATCAGACCGATACTTTCGTTTAA
- the tsaE gene encoding tRNA (adenosine(37)-N6)-threonylcarbamoyltransferase complex ATPase subunit type 1 TsaE: MIIDLPDREATVNLGEKLGQTLAPGSVILLKGDVGAGKTTLVQGIGLGLGIQEPIASPTFTLVNEYSEGRLPLYHLDLYRLQGQDIEALYLENYWQGIEVDLGIVAIEWSERLTFLPENYLEITLLDRGEQGRRALLNFVGGDEKNSDPTGIAIST; this comes from the coding sequence ATGATTATCGACTTACCCGATCGAGAAGCTACTGTCAATTTAGGGGAAAAACTGGGGCAAACCTTGGCCCCCGGCAGTGTAATTTTATTAAAAGGCGATGTGGGAGCGGGAAAAACCACCTTAGTACAGGGAATTGGCCTAGGATTGGGTATTCAAGAGCCTATAGCTAGTCCTACCTTCACCCTCGTTAACGAATATAGCGAAGGCCGCCTTCCTTTGTATCATTTGGATTTGTATCGTTTGCAGGGTCAAGATATCGAGGCGCTGTACCTAGAAAATTATTGGCAGGGAATCGAGGTGGATTTAGGGATAGTGGCGATCGAATGGTCAGAACGTTTAACTTTTTTGCCGGAAAATTATCTAGAGATTACTTTACTCGATCGAGGCGAGCAAGGACGACGAGCGCTGCTCAATTTTGTCGGTGGGGACGAAAAAAATAGCGACCCCACAGGAATCGCTATCAGCACTTGA
- the aqpZ gene encoding aquaporin Z has product MKKYLAEFIGTFWLVLGGCGSAVLAAVFVGKAKSVVDGADFNIHLGISFVGVALAFGLTVLTLAYAFGHISGGHFNPAVSFGLWAGKRFPGSELLPYIIAQVLGAILAAVIIYIIASGQPSFALGGRNPLATNGYGEHSPGGYSLFAALVTEVVLTFMFLIIILGSTDRRAPAGFAPIAIGLGLTLIHLISIPVTNTSVNPARSTGVALLCGNMALVGQLWLFWIAPIVGAVAAGFLYNSFFEETLEERRVRE; this is encoded by the coding sequence ATGAAAAAGTATCTAGCAGAGTTCATCGGGACGTTTTGGCTCGTTCTCGGTGGTTGCGGTAGTGCCGTTTTAGCGGCAGTATTTGTGGGTAAAGCCAAGAGTGTCGTAGATGGTGCTGATTTTAATATCCATCTGGGGATTTCTTTTGTGGGTGTCGCCCTCGCCTTCGGTTTAACCGTCCTTACTCTTGCCTACGCTTTCGGGCATATTTCGGGGGGACATTTTAATCCCGCCGTTTCCTTCGGTCTCTGGGCAGGTAAACGCTTCCCCGGTTCGGAACTACTTCCCTACATCATCGCTCAAGTTTTAGGGGCGATTTTAGCGGCGGTAATTATCTACATTATTGCCAGTGGTCAACCTAGTTTCGCTCTGGGAGGCCGTAACCCTCTGGCCACCAATGGTTACGGAGAACATTCTCCCGGTGGTTACAGTTTATTCGCCGCTTTGGTCACGGAAGTGGTCTTGACCTTCATGTTCTTAATTATCATTTTAGGCTCTACCGATCGACGCGCTCCAGCGGGTTTTGCTCCCATCGCTATTGGTTTAGGATTGACCTTAATTCACTTAATTAGCATTCCCGTGACCAATACCTCCGTTAACCCCGCTCGTAGTACCGGTGTTGCTCTTTTATGCGGTAATATGGCTCTCGTTGGTCAATTATGGTTATTCTGGATTGCTCCCATTGTTGGGGCCGTGGCTGCGGGTTTCCTCTACAATAGTTTCTTTGAAGAAACTTTAGAAGAAAGGCGAGTTAGAGAATAA